AAGATTACAAGATGCTCCTCACAGCGATTACAGAAGAGGACGTGCTGCTGCTAGCAACATGGTGCCAACTTCAACTGGTGCTGCTAAAGCAATCGGTTTAGTTGTTCCACAAGCTACTGGAAAATTAAACGGGATCGCAGTTCGTGTTCCAACAATCACTGGTTCATTAGTTGATTTAACTGTTAAATTAGAAAAAAATCCAACAGTTGAAGAAATTAACGCTGCTATGAAAGCTGCTGCTAGTGAATCATTCTTATACAGTGAAGACGCAATCGTTTCATCTGACATCATCAATGAAACTCACGGTTCAGTATTTGATAGTAAATTAACTTCAGTACTTGAAGCAAATGGTGAAAAACTATACAAAGTATATGCATGATACGACAACGAATCTTCATACGTTGCTCAATTATTAAGAGTTGCTAAATACTTTGCTAAACTTTAATTTAAGATCAAGATAGATTATGGTTACATACAATAAAAAAACCTTAAAAGACGTTGATCTTAAAGATAAAACAGTAATTGTGCGTGTTGATTTCAATGTGCCAATTAAAGATGGTAAGGTTGCTGATGAAAAAAGAATTGTTGCAGCATTACCAACAATTAAATACTTAATTGAACAAAATTGTAAGATCATTCTTTTAAGTCACTTAAGTAGAATTAAATCATTAGATGATATTAAATCTAATAAAAAAAGCTTAAGACCCGTTTATGAAAATTTAGCTGCAAAAATTGATAATGTTAAATTTTTAGATAAAAACGAAGGTTATGATGTTGTTGAAGCTACTAAGAAATTACAACCAAAAGAAGTATTATTATTAGAAAACACACGTTATAACGATGTTAATGAAGCTGGTGAAGTTGTTAAGAAAGAATCAAAAAACAGTCCAGAACTTGGTAAGTTCTGAGCTAGTTTAGCAGAAGTGTTTGTTAATGACGCTTTTGGAACTAGCCACCGTGCTCACGCTTCAAATGTTGGGATCGCTAAAAACATCAAGGATTCATGTGTTGGTTTTTTAGTGCAACAAGAATTAGAAGCTTTATCAAAATTAACAAACAAACCAGCACGCCCGTTTGTCGTAATTTTAGGTGGTGCTAAGGTATCTGATAAATTAAAAGTAATTGAATCATTACTAAAAACTGCTGATCACATCTTAATTGGTGGTGGAATGGTTAATACTTTTAATAAGGCTAAGGGATTCCATATTGGTAAATCATTATTTGAACCTGAAATGCTAGATACTGCTAAACGCATTTTAGATAATGATAAAGATAATAAGATCATCCTAGCAACTGACCAAATGGTAACAAAAGCTAGTGAAATCACTGATATCAAAACTGCCAAAGCAGGAGAATGTGTTTTTGCTAAGGATCAAGAAGAAGAAGACTTTGAAGCTCTTGATATTGGGGTTGAATCAATTCAAACTTTCAAATCATACATCCAAAAAGCAAAATCAATTTTCTGAAACGGTCCATTAGGGGTGTTTGAAAACCCGAACTATGAACGCGGATCATTAGAAATTGCTAAAGCAATTGCCAATTCAGATAGTTATAGCGTAATTGGTGGTGGTGATAGTGCTGCTGCTGCTAACAAGTTCAAATTAGCTGATCAATTCAGCTTCGTATCAACTGGTGGTGGTGCTTCATTAACATTCATGGAAGACACAGTGCTACCAGGAATTGAATGCATCCAAGAAAAATAATCGTTCTAAACAACTAACGATCATTTAAATCATTGATAAAAAATCATTCTTATATAATGATTACCTAGTAAGTTTTACTTACTAGGTTTTTTATTATTCAT
The Mycoplasma sp. E35C DNA segment above includes these coding regions:
- a CDS encoding phosphoglycerate kinase codes for the protein MVTYNKKTLKDVDLKDKTVIVRVDFNVPIKDGKVADEKRIVAALPTIKYLIEQNCKIILLSHLSRIKSLDDIKSNKKSLRPVYENLAAKIDNVKFLDKNEGYDVVEATKKLQPKEVLLLENTRYNDVNEAGEVVKKESKNSPELGKFWASLAEVFVNDAFGTSHRAHASNVGIAKNIKDSCVGFLVQQELEALSKLTNKPARPFVVILGGAKVSDKLKVIESLLKTADHILIGGGMVNTFNKAKGFHIGKSLFEPEMLDTAKRILDNDKDNKIILATDQMVTKASEITDIKTAKAGECVFAKDQEEEDFEALDIGVESIQTFKSYIQKAKSIFWNGPLGVFENPNYERGSLEIAKAIANSDSYSVIGGGDSAAAANKFKLADQFSFVSTGGGASLTFMEDTVLPGIECIQEK